CTAGTAAAATATGGCACTCAGATGTGACTTGTATAAACATGTTGCGGTTTAACAGAGCTTCTTTCTTTAGGCTGTGTGAGATAATGAGAGAACGCAATTTGCTAGAAAATACTGTCCATTTATGTGTGGAACAGCAAGTGGCAATGTTCTTGCATACCATTGGACATAATTTTCGAAATAGAGTTGTTTCAACAAATTTTGGTAGATCGTTCAGCACAACTAGCATATATTTTAGGCAAGTCCTTCATGCCATTGGTGAGCTGCGTAATGAATATATCAGGCCACCTTCATCGGAGACCCCAGAAAAGATAGCAGGAAATCCTCGGTTTGACCCATATTTTAAGGTATATACCAAAACCATTACTTACCTACGTAGGATTGTATTCACCCATAGTATTGACATTTCTTCCACTATATAGGATTGTATTGGAGCTATTGATGGTACACATGTGCGAGCATCTGTTGTTAAAGATGTGGAAGATTCATTTCGTGGTAGGAAGCCTTTTCCTACTCAAAATGTGATGGCAGCGGTAGATTTTGACCTCCGGTTCACATATGTGTTGGCTGGGTGGGAGGGGACAGCCCATGATGCAAACGTTTTAGCTGATGCATTAGGGCGTGAGAGAGGCCTGCAAGTACCAGAAGGTAACAAATTGACTTACATATGATTGTCCCTATATTGTCCAAAAAATTGTCACCAACTTGTGTCTTTTTTATAGGAAAATATTACCTAGTTGATGCCGGATATGGAGCCAAGCCTGGCTTCATCCCACCGTTCCGTAATGTGAGATACCATTTGAACGAGTGGGGCAACAATCCCGTCCAAAATGCGGAAGAACTTTTCAACCTTAGGCACTCATCTCTACGTATAGCTGTAGAGCGAGCTTTTGGATCCCTCAAGAGAAGATTCAAGATTTTAGATGATGCCAAACCGTTCTTTCCCTTTTCGGTACAAGTTGACATTGTTGTAGCTTGTTGTGTTCTTCACAATTATGCACTATCCCAAGGAATTGATGAATTCATCTTACCGGAGGTAACTTGGACCGCCCAACCAATCCGGTCACAAACTCAGCAAGCAAGAGACCATAGAGCCACAGTTGACCGTAGGCAACAAATTGCTACCCAAATGTGGGCGGATAGGCAGATCATGTATGGTCATTGAGTGCGTCAAAACCATGTATTTGAAGTGTTATTTATGTATGCATTCGTTGTATTGAAACCATGGTCCGTTTTATGTATTGAAACCATGTATTTTTGAAGttctacatcatatttatgctccTATTTCATTGCTGGACAGTATGGTCCATTTTGTGTATTGAAATCATGTATTTGTGaagttttacatcatatttatgctccTATTTCATTGCTGGACAGTATGGTCCATTTTGTGTATTGAAATCATGTACTGGTCaagttttacatcatatttatgctccTATTTCATTGTTGGACAGAAATGGACAATTTTGAAAGCACCGATGCAAGTGCGAGCAACACGCAGGGTGCCACTGTGAGCATCACGCAgggtacaagtgcaagcaacactcAGACTGCAACTGGGAGCAAGGCCAAGTCAGTAGTATGCTGGACCAATTCTATGTCCACCATGATGCTTGGCTTTTTGGCTGACCTTGTGGCTAGTGGTAAAAGAACATCAAGTGGTTTCAAGCAGTGTCACCACAACCAATGTGCTCAGGTTCTGAATGAACATTTCAAGCTATCATTGAATCATGAACAGATTAGCAACCACctcaagaagtggaggaagatttGGGGCAGGCTGATCCAGTTGAAAAATCTGAGTGGAGCTCTATGGGATGAGGATACTTACACTATTCGACTTAGCGACGAACACTACGCAGGGCATTGCGCCGTAAGTTTTATCTATTACATGCTATTTACTACCATGAAGTTATCTGTACTATGTGCTTCTCACTTGTGCATTTTTTGTAGAACAACAAACCTGATATCCCATTCTTGAATACCCCAATTGAGCACTACCGTGCAATGGAAACAATCTTTGGGTCCACTACAGCAACAGGGAAGTATGCCAAGTCTGGGAATGACCCCTTGTCTATCGATCTTGAAGATGAAGGCCAACAGAGTGAGCTGAACACATCGCCAAACATGGGCGAGTCGGCTGGCAAAGCACCACCGAAGAAGAAGGCCAAACTTGTGCATAAGGAAGATGATCCATTAGTCACCACTCTCCAAGATGGGTTCAAGATGATGGCTGAAGCTCTTATCAAGTCAGGTGGAGATGGTGATGATGTACCTGATGGCTTGTGGGATGCGTTGGATGAACTGAAAGGATTTAAAGATGAGCACATGGCTCATTATTATGCTCATCTAGTTGAGAGGCCCAAGATTGCAAAAGCATTCATGACTCTTAGCAAGCAAAACAAGTTGGTCTGGGTGAGTAGGTTCATGGAGAGGGAATTTGGAATGGTCTATAATCTGAATTGAAGTGATGGTATGAACTTCAATTACCTTTAGGCTATGTTTGGTACCTATTATGATATATGGACTGTAATGATGTAATGCCCGTAGGCAACTATGCTTTTGGATAACTACTACGCCATGAACTAGACATTGTTGAAATCTGTGGCATGAACTAGTATGTCATTCTTTTGGATGAATGTTGGACTATTTGGACTACTTTGCAATGAAGTTGGACTAGTTGGATGACTATATGTTATTTGATTTGAAATCTGTGTTGTGTTGTTCGAATATACTTGTTCATTGTGAATATATATTTGCTGATgtttattattgaaaatataggcaaggtgctgtcaaaatttcgattAATATTGTGATAATAAAAATCGCACACAGCAGTGGTAAGCTCACCATTCCTGTTAAAAAGGTGACCACATGCCACTTCTAGCCATTCCATTCTCATCCCATTCCAAAACCGAACACATGGATGGAATGGTTCCATGACAATTTTTTGTCGGAACCGAACACAAGGATGGAATGGTTCCATGACActagaatggaatggttccattccattcTCTCCCATTCTACAACCGAACACATCCTTAAAGAATTGATAccttgctgataataatagcctatcaaccctattaacccttggacTGTGATGTCACAACTCattatttttgaattctaaacaattacttaagtaaacaataatgaatatataagtaacaatgattaataatattgaattcaaataacaataaaatgatattattttttggttttttctctttaatatggaataattaatatctttaaatcgaaaAACTGAAATTCcataaataatatgtctaaatcgatcagaaaaatgtgaggaatctaaatataacatccatatcatcatttgaacctaaagattagaggaatccaaatatgatgTCCAGTTTGCCATCTGGACAAAACGGCCCCCTCAggagatgcgaaatggccgtaCCGAGCGCGCTGATGCACTgttcgccaacacgctaaacggaaaaaaattagcacataaagtgatgtgctatatacctaaaaacatttttcgaggaatttattgagcgacggaaagtgtatccctatttcaaatccggtcagtttccagcggattcggcgggacaccgcaggaaggcgcagggattcccagatagcttgcgcgcacatatggcacgtgatatgtggtgcggaggcggtgtcctaccactatgcggagatctcgcgcaatactaaaatacgtcccatgtagctgcttcacaaaaaaaactcgttttagcaccccgaaaatgaaaaaccatcgcccatgggtcggattggaaatccgctcgcgGGGCCATGCCTTCCTTcacagggaccacgcacgtgccaaatatggcctcgttccgacaaactatgcggtgtcgcacgccgtttcctactcatttgccctaaaatccatagaactccggacgtgatagccctgtttgtgaagggttttccaaaataattaccGTATtctaattccgacttttggagtggttaccaggacacatgaaatgatgccatgcggctccaacggattttctgacttcgtttaaattgtcaTTTGGCCAAAACGGACCCCCACGGAGATGCAGTATTgtcgtaccgggcgcgctggtgcacctgtTCACCATCAcgctaaacggaaaacatttagcacataaaatgatgtatCATAGACATAAAAAAAAATTCCCGGAATTTATTAAGCGAcgaaaagtgtacccctagttcaaatccggtcagtttccagcggattcggcgggacaccgcaggaagccgtatggattcctgatggcgtgtaacacacacgttcgttgggaaccccaagaggaaggtatgttgcacacagtagcaagttttccctcagaaagaaaccaaggttatcgaaccagtaggagccaagaagcacgttgaaggttgatggcggcgagatgtagtgcggcgcaacaccagagattctggcgccaacgtggaacctgcacaacacaaccaaagtactttgccccaacgaaacagtgaggttgtcaatctcaccggcttgctgtaacaaaggattagatgtatagtgtggatgatgattgtttgcagagaacagtaaaacaagtattgcagtagattgtattcgatgtaaaagaatggaccggggtccacagttcactagaggtgtctctcccataagaaatagcatattgggtaaacaaattacagttgggcaattgacaaatagagagggcatgacaatgcacatacatgacatgatgagtactgtgagatttaattgggcattacgacaaagtacatagaccgctatccagcatgcatctatgcctaaaaagtccactttcaggttatcatccgaaccccttccggtattaagttgcaagcaacagacaattgcattaagtatggtgcgtaatgtaatcaataactatatcctcgaacatagcatcaatgttttatccctagtggcaacagcacatccataaccttagaggttcttgtcactcctccagattcacggagacatgaacccactatcgagcataaatactccctcttggagttacaagcatcaacttggccaaagcatctaatagtaacggagagcatgcaagatcataaacaacacatagattgataatcaacataacatagtattctctattcatcggatcccaacaaacacacatgtagcattacagatagatgatcttgatcatgataagcagctcacaagatcaaacaatgatagcacaatggggagaagacaaccatctagctactgctatggacccatagtccaggggtgaactactcacacatcaatccggaggcgaccatggcggtgtagagtcctccgggagatgattcccctctccggcagggtgccggaggtgatctccagaatcccccgagatgggattggcggcggcggcgtctcagtatttttctcgtatcgtggctctcggtactgggggtttctcgacgaaggctatttgtaggcggaagggtaggtcaaagggcgtcacgaggggcccacaccacaggccggcgcggccagggcctgggccgcgccgccctggtgtgtcaccacctcgtggccccacttcctttccccctcggtcttctggaagcttcgtgcaaaaataggaccctgggctttgatttcgtccaattccgagaatatttccttactaggatttctgaaaccaaaaacagcagaaaacagcaactggctcttcggcatctggttaataggttagtgccgggaaatgcataataatgacatataatgtgtgtaaaacatgtgagtatcatcataaaagtagcatggaacataagaaattatagatacgtttgagacgtatcaagcatccccaagcttagttcctactcgtcccgagtaggtaaacgataacaaagataatttcttaagtgacaatgctaccaacataatcttgatcaatactattgtaagcacatgtaatgaatgcagtgatcaaaacaatggtaatgacatgagtaaacaactgaatcataaagcaaagacttttcataaatagtacttaaagacaagcatcaataagtcttgcataagagttaactcataaagcaataattcgaagtaaaggtattgaagcaacacaaaggaagatgaagtttcagcggttgctttcaacttgtaacatgtatatctcatggatagttgtcaatcatagagtaatataacaagtgcaatatgcaagtatgtaggaatcaatgcacagttcacacaagtgtttgcttcttaaggtggagagaaataggtgaactgactcaacataaaagtaaaagaaaggtccttcaaagaggaaagcatcgattgctatatttgtgctagagcttttattttgaaaacaagaaacaattttgtcaacggtagtaataaaacatatgagttatgtaaattatatcctacaagttgcaagcctcatgcatagtataccaatagtgcccgcaccttgtcctaattagcttggatttacatggattatcatagcatagcacatgtttcaaccaagtgtcacaaaggggtacctctatgccgcctgttgatgtctacgggagcttctattcttgtagacagtgttgggcctccaagagcagaggtttgtagaacagcagcaagtttcccttaagtggatcacccaaggtttatcgaactcagggaggaagaggtcaaagatatccctctcatgcaaccctgcaaccacaaagcaagaagtctcttgtgtccccaacacacctaataggtgtactagttcggcgaagagatagtaaaatacaggtggtatgaataaatagtagcaagaGCAACGGCaccgagaaaagtgctttgcccagacgatAAACAAGCGATAGTAATGCAGAGGTAACTTGTGataaaaacagtaaacaagcagcgatagcagtatttaggaaacaaggcctagggatcagactttcactagtggacactctcaacattgatcacataacagaatagataaatgcatactctacattcttgttggatgatgaacacattgcgtaggattacacgaatcctcaatgccggagttaacaagctccacaattcaatgttcatatttaaataaccttagagtgcatgaaagatcaattcgactaaaccaagtactaacatagtatgcacactgtcaccttcacactatgtaggaggaatagatcacatcaataccatcatagcaatagttaacttcataatctacaagagatcataatcatagcatacgccaagtactaacacggatgcacacactgtcaccattacaccgtgcaggaggaataaaactactttaataacattactagagtagcacatagataaattgtgatacaaaacacattgcaatcataaagagatataaataagcacttcactatgccattcataacagtgaataagtattctgtgaaatatagcctaagagacccacacggtgcacacactgtcacctttacacacgtgggacaaggagtctccggagatcacataagtaaaattcacttgactagcataacgacatctagattacaatcatcatcatatggatctcaatcatgtaaggcagctcatgagatcattgtattgaagtacatagagagagagatgaaccacatagctaccggtacagcccttagcctcgatggagaactactccctcctcatgggagacaacagcgttgatggagatggcggtgatgtcgatggaggagccttccgggagcacttccctgctccggcaacgtgccggaacagagactcctgtcccccagatcttggcttcacgatggcggcggctacagaaggtttctgcgggtttcgtcgaacgtatcagggttttcgcgacggaggctttaaatagtcggaagggaggcgtcagagggcttgtggggccaccacaccatagggtggcgtggccagggcctgggccgcgccacctgcatgtgtggggcccacaaggccctcctctggtggctctcgggtgttctggatgcttccgggcaaaataggaacctgggcgttgatttcgtccaattccgagaatatttctttactaggatttctgaaaccaaaaacagcagaaaacaggaggctggcgctgcggcatctcgtcaataggttagttccagaaaatgcataaatatgacataaagtatgtataaaacatgtagatatcatcaataatgtggcatggaacataagaaattatcgatacgtcggagacgtatcagcatccccaagcttagttcctactcgtcccgagtaggtaaacgataacaaagataatttctgaagtgacatgctaccaacataatcttgatcatactattgtaagcacatgtaatgaatgcagcgatcaaaacaatggtaaatgacatgagtaaacaactgaatcataaagcaaagacttttcatgaatagtacttaaagacaagcatcaataagtcttgcataagagttaactcataaagcaataattcaaagtacaggaattgaagcaacataaaggaagatgaagtttcagcggttcctTTCAacatgtaacatgtatatctcatggatagttgtcaatgcaaagcaatataacaagtgcaatatgcaattatgtaggaatcaatgcacagttcacaaaagtgtttgcttcttgaggtagagagaaataggtgaactgactcaacataaaagtaaaagaatggtccttcaaagaggaaagcatcgattgatatatttgtgctagagcttttattttgaaagcaagaaacaattttgtcaacggtagtaataaagcatatgagttatgtaagttatatcctacaagttgcaagcctcatgcatagtatactaatagtgcccgcaccttgtcctaattagcttggatttacatggattatcatagcatagcacatgtttcaaccaagtgtcacaaaggggtacctctatgccgcctgtacaaaggtctaaggagaaagctcgcattggatttctcgcttttgattattctcaacttagacatccataccgggacaacatagacaacagataatggactcctctttaatgcataagcattcaacaacagataatattctcataagagagtgaggtttgttgtccaaactgaaacttccaccatggatcatggctttagttagcggcccaatgttcttctctaacaatatgcatactcaaaccatttgatcatgataaatcactcttacttcagacaagacgaacatgcatagcaactcacatgatattcaacaaagaaatagttgatggcgtccccagaaacatggttatcgcacaacaagcaacttaataagagataaagtgcataagtacatattcaataccacaatagtttttaagctatttgtcccatgagctatatattgtaaaggtagaggatagaaattttaaaggtagcactcaagcaatttactttggaatggcggagaaataccatgtagtaggtaggtatggtggacacaaatggcatagtggttggctcaaggattttggatgcatgagaagtattccctctcgatacaaggtttaggctagcaaggttatttgaaacaaacacaaggatgaaccggtacagtaaaactcacataaaatacatattgtaaacattataagactttacaccgtcttccttgttgttcaaactcaatactagaaattatctagaccttagagagaccaattatgcaaaccaaattttagcaagctctatgtatttctttattaataggtgcaaagtatatgatgcaagagcttaaacatgagcacaacaattgccaagtatcaaattattcaagacagtttaccaattactacctgtagcattttccgattccaaccatataatgatgaacgaagcaatcaaccttcgccatgaacactaaaagtaaagctaagaacacatgtgttcatatgcaacagcggagcgtgtctctctcccacacaagcatgatgtaatccaatttattcaaacaaaaacaaaaacaaacacaaacagacgctccaagtaaagcacataagatgtgaccgaataaaaatatagtttcaggggaggaacctgataatttgtcgatgaagaaggggatgccttgggcatccccaagattagatgcttgagtcttcttgaaatatgcagggatgaaccaccggggcatccccaagcttagagctttcactctccttgatcatggtgtatatcatcctcctctcttgatccttgaaaacttcctccacaccaaacttaaaacaactcattagagggttagtgcacaattaaaattcacatattcagaggtgacacaatcattatttatacttctggacattgcacaaagctactgaaagtcaatggaataaagaaatccatcaagcatgacaaaacaggcaatgcaaaataaaagacagaatctgtcaaaacagaacagttcgtaaagacgaatttctaacaggcaccagacttgctcaaatgaaaaaacttaaaactaatgaaagttgcgtacatatctgaggatcactcacgtaaattggcatatttttttgagttacctacagagaaaacagcccagattcgtgacagatagaaatctgtttctgcgcagaaatccaaatctagtatcaaccttcgattagaggcttcacttggcacaacaaatcaaaaaactaagataaggagaggttgctacagtagtaaacaacttccaatacagaaatataaaacaaagtactgtagcaaaataacacatgggttatcttccaagaagttcttttctttatagccattaagatgggctcagcagttttaatgatgcactcataagaaatagtatttgaagcaaaagagagcatcaagaagcaaattcaaaacaaatttaagcctaacatgcttcctatgaaaagggatcttgtacacaaataaattcatgaagagcaaagtgacaagatcaggaagataaaacaagtgtaacttaaaaaaattcagcacatagagaggtgttttagtaacatgaaaatttctacaaccatattttcctctcccataataactttcagtagcatcatgagcaaattcaacaatataactatcaaatgaaacattcttgtcatgagcttcatgcataaaattattactctccacataagcataatcaattttattagtaatagtgggagcaaattcaacaaagtagctatcatcagtattctcatcatcaaatataggaggcatattataatcataatcaaatttatcctccatagtaggtggtaccaaaagactactatcattataatcatcataaataggaggcaaagtatcatcaaagtaaattttctcctcaatgcttgggggactaaaaagatcatgctcatcaaaaccagcttccccaagcttagaattttccatatcattagcaacaatggtgttcaaagtattcatgctaacatgttccatgggttttttaattttcggatcaaaccatccatgtcttaaatcaggaaatagaataagaagctcattgttgtccattatgccaaactagtgtaaacaagaaacaaaaagatgcaattgcaggatctaaaggaaatagcttcgagcacaaacacaatggcgccagaaaagtactgttacctggaaccgaagtaagagtgccttttacctttcctccccggcaacggcgccagaaaagtgcttgatatctacgggagcttctattcttgtagacagtgttgggcctccaagagcagaggtttgtagaacagcagcaagtttcccttaagtggatcacccaaggtttatcgaactcagggaggaagaggtcaaagatatccctctcatgcaaccctgcaaccacaaagcaagaagtctcttgtgtccccaacacacctaataggtgtactagttcggcgaagagatagtaaaatacaggtggtatgaataaatagtagcagtagcaacgacaccagaaaagtgctttgcccaggacgataaacaagcggtagtaatgcagcgtagtaacgcaaagaaacgaaacaagcagcgatagcagtatttaggaaacaaggcctagggatcagactttcactagtggacactctcaacattgatcacataacataatagataaatgcatactctacactcttgttggatgatgaacacattgcgtaggattacacgaatcctcaatgccggagttaacaagctccacaattcaatgttcatatttaaataaccttagagtgcatgaaagatcaattcgactaaaccaagtactaacatagtatgcacactgtcactttcacactatgtaggaggaatagatcacatcaataccatcatagcaatagttaacttcataatctacaagagatcataatcatagcatacgccaagtactaacacggatgcacacactgtcaccattacaccgtgcaggaggaataaaactactttaataacattactagagtagcacatagataaattgtgatacaaaacacattgcattcataaagagatataaataagcacttcactatgccattcataacagtgaataagtattctgtgaaatatagcctaagagacccacacggtgcacacactgtcacctttacacacgtgggacaaggagtctccggagatcacataagtaaaattcacttgactagcataacgacatctagattacaatcatcatcatatggatctcaatcatgtaaggcagctcatgagatcattgtattgaagtacatagagagagatgaaccacatag
This region of Lolium perenne isolate Kyuss_39 chromosome 2, Kyuss_2.0, whole genome shotgun sequence genomic DNA includes:
- the LOC127329412 gene encoding uncharacterized protein — its product is MGKSMDKRKRLIRGAAVFVVWAAIVVAVRVLKRKRRPRISYGPMHERDRMRIDYLTSKIWHSDVTCINMLRFNRASFFRLCEIMRERNLLENTVHLCVEQQVAMFLHTIGHNFRNRVVSTNFGRSFSTTSIYFRQVLHAIGELRNEYIRPPSSETPEKIAGNPRFDPYFKDCIGAIDGTHVRASVVKDVEDSFRGRKPFPTQNVMAAVDFDLRFTYVLAGWEGTAHDANVLADALGRERGLQVPEGKYYLVDAGYGAKPGFIPPFRNVRYHLNEWGNNPVQNAEELFNLRHSSLRIAVERAFGSLKRRFKILDDAKPFFPFSVQVDIVVACCVLHNYALSQGIDEFILPEVTWTAQPIRSQTQQARDHRATVDRRQQIATQMWADRQIMYGH